From Candidatus Pedobacter colombiensis, one genomic window encodes:
- the mnmH gene encoding tRNA 2-selenouridine(34) synthase MnmH — MIKSITISDFVSLTDPIPLVDVRTPAEFAQGRVPGAFNIPIFTNEERIQVGTTYKQVGREEAILLGFDLTGSKWSGFIKQALEISPSKKIAVHCWRGGMRSGAMAWAFNLYGFEVYLIEGGYKNYRRWTLEQFGKPYPLTVLGGMTGSGKTRILHQLQAMGEQTIDLEKLAQHQGSSYGTMNSMVQPTQEQFENDLAFQLHALDISKRIWVEDESLTIGKRCVPKSFWDQMRNTRLLQLNVTLEQRVETLAKEYGVLDKDFLVECTERIRKRLGPEQTKHAIQAIRADKMEDFVRLVLAYYDKTYAVGLGKRNKAHISVVNIDSVDVKNNAVKILDSVMDTI; from the coding sequence ATGATCAAATCTATTACCATTAGTGACTTTGTTTCTTTAACTGATCCCATTCCCTTGGTAGATGTCAGAACCCCTGCAGAGTTTGCCCAGGGTAGAGTACCGGGTGCTTTTAATATTCCCATATTTACGAATGAGGAGCGTATTCAGGTCGGGACTACTTATAAACAAGTAGGCCGGGAGGAAGCGATTCTACTTGGTTTTGATTTAACCGGTAGCAAATGGTCAGGTTTTATCAAGCAGGCTTTAGAAATCTCCCCGTCAAAGAAAATAGCTGTTCATTGCTGGCGTGGAGGTATGCGAAGCGGGGCAATGGCTTGGGCATTTAATTTGTACGGTTTTGAAGTTTATTTGATCGAAGGTGGTTATAAAAATTACCGCAGGTGGACATTGGAACAATTTGGAAAGCCTTATCCATTGACTGTTTTAGGTGGAATGACTGGTTCCGGTAAAACAAGAATCCTTCATCAGCTGCAAGCTATGGGCGAGCAGACCATAGATCTTGAAAAGCTTGCCCAGCATCAAGGTTCCTCTTATGGTACAATGAATAGCATGGTTCAGCCTACACAGGAGCAATTTGAGAATGATTTGGCTTTTCAATTACATGCATTGGATATATCCAAACGCATTTGGGTAGAAGATGAAAGCCTGACGATTGGTAAAAGATGTGTGCCCAAATCATTTTGGGATCAGATGCGGAATACCCGCTTATTACAGCTTAATGTTACTCTTGAACAACGGGTGGAAACGCTAGCCAAAGAATATGGAGTTTTAGATAAAGACTTTTTAGTAGAGTGTACAGAACGAATCAGGAAGAGGTTGGGACCAGAACAAACAAAACATGCCATCCAGGCGATAAGAGCGGATAAGATGGAGGATTTTGTTCGTCTGGTATTGGCCTACTATGATAAAACTTATGCCGTTGGTTTGGGCAAACGGAATAAAGCGCACATCAGTGTAGTTAATATCGACAGTGTCGATGTAAAAAATAATGCAGTAAAAATTCTGGATTCAGTAATGGATACCATATAA
- the selD gene encoding selenide, water dikinase SelD has protein sequence MDFKDIKLTQYSHGAGCGCKISPAILDTILHSDIPTISDPRLLVGNDKRDDAAVFDLGNGSALISTTDFFMPIVDDAYDFGRIASANAISDVYAMGGKPVMAIAILGWPIDKLPPETAQRVLEGARSICAEAGISLAGGHSIDCPEPVFGLSVNGLVDIKQLKQNSTAMAGCRLYLTKALGVGILSTAQKKGVLLAEDAAIALKSMTTLNKLGAIFGQLDSVKAMTDVTGFGLLGHLAEMCDGSGLSAVVEFDKVPVIASLPYYLDQNCYPGGTQRNWKSYGHKVSSLTDQQRFILADPQTSGGLLVAVAPEGIEAFEDLLKQHGLNEDHLTSFGWMEEAKGEHVIKVI, from the coding sequence ATGGATTTTAAAGATATCAAGCTTACACAATATTCACATGGTGCGGGATGCGGTTGCAAAATTAGCCCGGCTATACTCGATACAATACTACATAGTGATATACCCACTATATCTGATCCCCGTTTATTGGTTGGAAATGATAAAAGAGACGACGCTGCGGTCTTTGATTTGGGTAATGGTTCGGCGTTAATTTCAACAACTGATTTTTTTATGCCTATTGTGGATGATGCTTATGATTTCGGTAGAATTGCCTCAGCAAATGCTATTAGCGATGTATATGCGATGGGTGGAAAGCCGGTTATGGCCATTGCTATATTGGGATGGCCTATAGACAAACTTCCACCAGAAACTGCACAAAGGGTTTTAGAAGGAGCAAGGTCAATTTGTGCAGAAGCAGGAATTTCTTTGGCAGGCGGTCATAGTATTGATTGTCCGGAACCCGTATTTGGATTATCTGTGAATGGTCTTGTGGACATTAAGCAACTTAAACAAAACTCAACTGCTATGGCTGGTTGTCGACTGTACCTGACCAAAGCACTTGGTGTAGGTATCTTGTCTACCGCACAAAAGAAGGGTGTTTTGCTGGCGGAAGATGCCGCTATTGCATTAAAAAGTATGACAACCTTAAATAAGTTAGGAGCAATATTTGGACAATTGGATAGTGTAAAAGCCATGACAGATGTAACTGGTTTTGGACTGCTGGGGCATCTTGCTGAAATGTGTGATGGAAGTGGCCTTTCTGCTGTAGTTGAATTTGATAAGGTACCTGTAATTGCCTCTTTACCGTATTATCTGGATCAGAATTGTTACCCGGGAGGTACACAAAGAAACTGGAAAAGTTATGGCCATAAAGTGAGTAGCTTGACAGATCAGCAGCGGTTCATTCTTGCCGATCCACAGACTAGCGGAGGCTTATTGGTTGCAGTAGCACCTGAAGGTATTGAAGCCTTTGAAGATCTACTAAAACAACATGGGTTGAATGAAGATCACTTAACTTCGTTTGGTTGGATGGAAGAAGCCAAGGGTGAACATGTTATTAAAGTGATTTAG